ACCCTGAGGGAAAACCCGCCCGGGGTCGGCGGGCTTATAGGAAAGGTAGACCTTCTGGTCATTATTGCAGGTATGACCGTGCCTGGAAAATACCTTCGGGCATCCCCAATCACACCTGGAGAGATCGAAACTATTTTTCGAGCTGTGAATGGGATAAAGGTTATAGGTGGCCCTATCAGGCTCGGTTTCAGTAGCGAAGGCGGAAGGGCTGCAAAGGGGATGGAAAGTGGAATAAGTCTGGAAGAAGCCACACTTGCAAAAATGGACCTAGAGGCTTTTATTTACGATCTCTTTGAAGGGGGGGCTGGCGAGAATTCAATCAGCGGAGGCAGCGGAAGCTTCTCTGCCAGGCTGAAAGCCCCGGAATCCGTTGACCACCGTTTCAGGACAACAGCCGAGATCGGGCGCTGGGGGCCGAAAGGGGCTTTTTTGATCAGGCAGCACCCGGACTATCCTTATTGTATGTGCGAGCTTGAAACTTACAGAGGCTGCGGCAGGCATGTCCACTGCTCTTTCTGCACCGAGCCATTTTATGGGGCTTCGGACTACAGGCCTGTAGAGGACGTTGTTTCCGAAGTCTCTGCACTTTATTCCCATGGAGCCCGCTATTTTAGAATAGGAAGACAGCCTGACCTTTTCTCCTATCATGGGACCGATGCAGGAGGGCCTGTCCCGAAACCCGTGCCTGAGATTCTTGAAAAGCTTTACCGTGGAATCCGAAATTCCGCACCTGAACTTTCTGTGCTCCACATGGACAATGCAAACCCGATAACCCTTGCAGCATACCCCGAAGAGTCAGAGCAGATCCTGAAGACGATTATTAAATATCACACCTCCGGAGATGTAGCAGCCTTTGGGATGGAGACTGCCGACCCGAAAGTGGTTGCAGCAAATTCCCTCAAGGCGACTTCCGAAGAAGTTTTTGAGG
The Methanosarcina sp. WWM596 DNA segment above includes these coding regions:
- a CDS encoding radical SAM protein, encoding MKALIIDGYVDEPACLGVPPYLSPYARYIAGALRERGLSENEIHYLTIDTLRENPPGVGGLIGKVDLLVIIAGMTVPGKYLRASPITPGEIETIFRAVNGIKVIGGPIRLGFSSEGGRAAKGMESGISLEEATLAKMDLEAFIYDLFEGGAGENSISGGSGSFSARLKAPESVDHRFRTTAEIGRWGPKGAFLIRQHPDYPYCMCELETYRGCGRHVHCSFCTEPFYGASDYRPVEDVVSEVSALYSHGARYFRIGRQPDLFSYHGTDAGGPVPKPVPEILEKLYRGIRNSAPELSVLHMDNANPITLAAYPEESEQILKTIIKYHTSGDVAAFGMETADPKVVAANSLKATSEEVFEAIKLVNRFGAVRGANGLPEILPGINFVHGLMGETKKTFQLNYDFLQQVVDSGLLLRRINIRQVMAFPGTPMYGRDEAARKHKKLFLDYKDKVRKNFDLPLLRRVVPEGTVLNDVMCEVHDRGITFGRQLGSYPLLVGVPALIPLRKFTDITVTGHGMRSITGIPYPLHINTASPTLIRELPSIGRKTADSIAAGIPYNDREDFLRRANEGEKIISFIEI